Proteins found in one Herbiconiux sp. A18JL235 genomic segment:
- a CDS encoding GNAT family N-acetyltransferase — protein sequence MFVPTLSEGPIAIRPIRVRDAKPLERELIENRSWLRKWEATNPGGPMSFDTRASIRSLQSNARAGLGLPFILEYEGELAGQLNVSSISYGSVASASIGYWVSERFAGRNITPVGVALATDYCFYSVGLHRIEICIRPENGPSLRVVEKLGFRYEGLRRRYIHINGDWRDHFCFALVREELPSGVLRRWQEGRIPSGAGTVPETDRTAATHPLPTPAR from the coding sequence ATGTTCGTCCCCACTCTCTCCGAGGGCCCGATCGCGATCAGGCCCATCCGCGTGCGCGACGCGAAACCACTCGAGCGTGAGCTCATCGAGAACCGCTCGTGGCTGCGCAAGTGGGAGGCGACCAATCCCGGCGGACCGATGTCGTTCGACACGCGGGCGAGCATCCGTTCGTTGCAGTCGAACGCGCGGGCGGGGCTCGGGCTGCCGTTCATCCTGGAGTACGAGGGTGAGCTCGCCGGGCAGTTGAACGTGTCGTCGATCAGCTACGGCTCGGTCGCCTCGGCGTCGATCGGGTACTGGGTGTCGGAGCGATTCGCCGGCAGGAACATCACCCCCGTGGGGGTGGCGCTCGCCACGGACTACTGCTTCTACTCGGTGGGGCTGCACCGCATCGAGATCTGCATCAGGCCCGAGAACGGGCCGAGCCTTCGGGTCGTGGAGAAGCTGGGGTTCCGGTACGAGGGCCTGCGGCGACGCTACATCCACATCAACGGCGACTGGCGCGACCACTTCTGCTTCGCGCTCGTGCGCGAGGAGCTGCCCTCTGGTGTGCTCCGCCGGTGGCAGGAGGGACGCATCCCCTCCGGCGCCGGCACCGTCCCCGAGACCGATCGCACCGCCGCCACCCACCCCCTCCCCACCCCCGCCCGCTGA